From one Akkermansiaceae bacterium genomic stretch:
- a CDS encoding alpha-L-fucosidase, which produces MNPPHPDRPPTMEKETESGKAARLQWWTDARLGMFIHWGLYSMAARHEWVKRYERMSDEDYRKYFDLFEPDLYDPREWARLARAAGMKYAVITAKHHEGFCLWDSRFTDYKATRTACGRDLLAEWLDAFRAEGLRVGVYYSLLDWHHPHYPIDRNHPQSADSDEGYATLNQGRELKIYQQYMKDQIRELLTGYGGIDLIWMDYSFPSGKHGKGHADWDSENLLAMVRELQPGIIVNDRLDLLDVEGGGDFTTPEQYKVSKWPERNGKRLAWETCQTFSGSWGYHRDEMSWKTPRQLLVLLIESVSKGGNLLLNVGPTARGTIDARATASLDAIGAWMRFNQRAIYGCTQAPDTFSTPPQTLLTWHPGTRRMYVHLLDYPMGHLLLPGFGGKVSYAQFLHDGSEIREGTPPANVTYNEELADSDLCLVLPVVQPDVEIPVIELYLND; this is translated from the coding sequence ATGAATCCCCCGCACCCGGACCGCCCTCCCACCATGGAAAAGGAAACTGAATCTGGAAAAGCCGCGCGCCTGCAATGGTGGACCGATGCACGGCTCGGTATGTTCATCCACTGGGGACTCTACTCCATGGCCGCCCGCCATGAGTGGGTCAAACGCTACGAACGCATGAGCGACGAGGACTACCGGAAATATTTCGACCTCTTCGAGCCGGACCTCTATGACCCGCGTGAGTGGGCGCGGCTCGCCAGGGCCGCAGGGATGAAGTATGCTGTCATCACCGCCAAACACCACGAGGGCTTCTGCCTCTGGGACTCCCGGTTCACCGATTACAAGGCGACGCGCACCGCCTGCGGCCGGGACCTGTTAGCCGAGTGGCTGGACGCCTTCCGCGCCGAGGGACTACGGGTCGGCGTTTACTACTCGTTGCTCGATTGGCACCACCCGCACTACCCGATCGACCGCAACCACCCACAGAGCGCGGACAGCGACGAAGGCTACGCCACGCTTAACCAGGGGCGCGAGCTGAAGATCTATCAGCAGTATATGAAAGACCAGATCCGCGAGCTGCTCACCGGCTACGGCGGGATCGACCTCATCTGGATGGACTATTCCTTTCCCTCGGGAAAACACGGCAAGGGCCACGCCGACTGGGATTCGGAGAACCTGCTGGCCATGGTCCGGGAACTCCAGCCCGGTATCATCGTCAACGACCGGCTCGATCTGTTGGACGTGGAGGGCGGCGGGGACTTCACCACCCCGGAGCAATACAAGGTTTCCAAATGGCCGGAGCGCAACGGCAAGCGACTGGCGTGGGAAACCTGCCAGACCTTCTCGGGTTCATGGGGATACCACCGCGACGAGATGTCCTGGAAGACGCCGCGGCAACTGCTCGTCCTCCTCATCGAGTCGGTCAGCAAGGGGGGCAACCTGCTGCTCAACGTGGGGCCGACGGCGCGCGGCACCATCGACGCCCGCGCCACCGCCAGCCTGGACGCCATCGGCGCCTGGATGAGGTTCAACCAGCGCGCCATCTACGGCTGCACCCAGGCGCCGGACACATTCAGCACACCGCCGCAGACGCTGCTCACCTGGCACCCCGGCACCCGCCGGATGTATGTCCACTTGCTCGACTACCCCATGGGCCACCTCCTGCTGCCGGGTTTCGGCGGCAAGGTCAGCTACGCCCAGTTCCTGCACGACGGCTCCGAAATCCGGGAAGGCACCCCGCCGGCCAACGTCACTTACAACGAGGAGCTGGCCGACTCCGACCTGTGCCTCGTGCTGCCCGTGGTCCAGCCCGATGTGGAAATCCCCGTCATCGAACTCTATCTGAACGACTGA
- a CDS encoding galactose mutarotase, with the protein MKQVIQTALTVSLFAGLAACSKDTPSTENDQENARTAGSEVASYGNIDGQEVKIYTLTNTKGMKARISEYGAILVSLEVPDKDGKPADVTLGYDTLEGWQSNTSYLGSTVGRYGNRIAHGKFSLDGKDYTLATNNDPGGIPCALHGGKVGFDKVVWKGEAVSKDGAQGVSLSYTSKDGEEGYPGTLKVTVAYWLTENNELIWQASATTDKATPVNIVHHSYWNLTGDPNNTINNHILKLEADHFLPTNAGLIPTGDIAPVAGTPMDFTAPTAIGKRVNEDTEALKLGGGYDHCWVLRKGEGVRLAATLRDPSSGRVMEILTDQPGIQFYGGNFLDGTITGKSGVSYQHRTGLCLETQHYPDSPNQPAFPNTILKPGETYSHTMVHRFSIKP; encoded by the coding sequence ATGAAACAAGTTATCCAAACGGCTCTGACCGTCTCACTCTTTGCCGGACTCGCGGCCTGTTCGAAAGACACCCCGTCCACGGAAAACGACCAGGAAAATGCCCGGACGGCTGGCAGCGAGGTCGCATCGTACGGAAACATCGATGGCCAGGAGGTCAAAATCTACACCCTGACAAACACCAAGGGCATGAAGGCGCGTATCTCCGAGTATGGTGCCATTCTCGTTTCCCTCGAAGTGCCCGACAAAGACGGGAAACCTGCCGACGTGACCCTAGGATACGATACCCTGGAAGGATGGCAAAGCAACACCTCCTACCTCGGCTCAACGGTAGGCCGCTACGGCAACCGCATCGCCCACGGGAAGTTCAGTCTGGATGGTAAGGACTACACCCTTGCCACCAACAACGACCCCGGCGGCATTCCCTGCGCGCTGCACGGCGGTAAGGTCGGGTTCGACAAAGTGGTCTGGAAAGGGGAGGCTGTTAGCAAGGATGGTGCTCAAGGGGTGTCGCTCAGCTACACCTCCAAGGATGGCGAAGAGGGATACCCTGGGACGCTCAAGGTAACTGTCGCTTACTGGCTCACCGAAAACAACGAGCTGATTTGGCAGGCATCCGCCACCACCGATAAGGCGACCCCGGTCAACATCGTGCATCACTCCTACTGGAACCTGACCGGCGACCCTAACAATACGATCAATAATCACATCCTCAAGCTTGAAGCCGATCATTTCCTGCCGACCAACGCAGGTCTGATCCCAACCGGAGATATTGCTCCAGTAGCGGGCACACCGATGGATTTCACCGCTCCGACAGCCATCGGCAAACGCGTGAACGAAGACACCGAAGCGTTGAAACTCGGTGGCGGTTATGACCACTGCTGGGTGCTCAGAAAAGGTGAAGGCGTAAGACTCGCCGCCACTCTGCGCGATCCAAGTTCCGGTCGGGTCATGGAAATCCTGACCGACCAGCCTGGCATTCAATTCTATGGAGGCAATTTCCTCGATGGCACCATCACCGGAAAATCCGGCGTGAGCTATCAGCACAGAACGGGACTCTGTCTGGAAACCCAACACTACCCGGACTCCCCGAACCAACCTGCTTTTCCCAATACCATCCTAAAGCCAGGGGAGACATACAGCCATACGATGGTTCACCGGTTTTCCATCAAACCTTGA